CGGGCGACTTCGCCGTGCTGCTGGAGCCGTCCGACGGCGAGATCGAGGGCGGCTGCCAGGGGACGCTGCGCGCCGTCCTCCGCACCGAGGGCGAACGCGCCCACTCCGCGCGGAGCTGGCTCGGCGCCAACGCCATCCACGCCGCCGCCCCCGCGCTGGCCCGGCTCGCGGCGTACGAGCCGCGGCACGCGGTCATCGACGGCCTGGAGTACCGCGAGGGCCTCAACGCCGTCCGCGTCTCCGGCGGCGTCGCGGGCAACGTCGTGCCGGACGTCTGCGAGGTCACCGTCAACTTCCGCTACGCCCCGGACCGCTCGGAGGACGAGGCGATCGCCTTCGTACGGGAGTACTTCGACGGCTGCGGCATCGCCGCGATCACCGTCGAGGACAGCTCCCCGGGCGCCCTGCCGGGCCTCGCCCACCCCGCGGCCGCCGCGTTCACCGCCGCGGTCGGCGGCGTCCCGCGGCCGAAGTACGGCTGGACGGACGTGGCCCGCTTCACGGCACTCGGCGTCCCCGCGGTGAACTACGGGCCCGGCGACCCGAACTACGCGCACAAGCGCGACGAGCACGTGCACACGGCCCGCATCCACCACTGCGAGGAGCGGCTGCGCGCCTGGCTCACCGCCTGAGCGCGGGCCGTGTCACCGGCCGTTCCGCCGTGGTTTCTGCCGGGGTTCACATGGCTTGGGGCTGCTTCGCCTAGCCTGGGGCCCGGAGATCGCCGTACGCGG
The Streptomyces sp. CNQ-509 DNA segment above includes these coding regions:
- the dapE gene encoding succinyl-diaminopimelate desuccinylase, with the protein product MDLTLDAARLTAQLVDTASVSGDEKHLADAVEAALHRLPHLEVDRDGDAVVARTRLGRAERVVLAGHIDTVPVAGNLPSRLDGTYEDGVLWGCGTSDMKAGVAVQLRIAATVPAPNRDLTFVFYDNEEVDASRNGLRRLAERHPDWLAGDFAVLLEPSDGEIEGGCQGTLRAVLRTEGERAHSARSWLGANAIHAAAPALARLAAYEPRHAVIDGLEYREGLNAVRVSGGVAGNVVPDVCEVTVNFRYAPDRSEDEAIAFVREYFDGCGIAAITVEDSSPGALPGLAHPAAAAFTAAVGGVPRPKYGWTDVARFTALGVPAVNYGPGDPNYAHKRDEHVHTARIHHCEERLRAWLTA